The following nucleotide sequence is from Psychroserpens sp. Hel_I_66.
CTTTATATAGTCAATTTCAAGATACTGAAATCTAAATTATATCTCGATAGCTCATTAAAAAGCAAGGTTGCTGTGGTTAATGCATCTTCAATGGAATGGACAAAGCGTTTTGGCGATATTGCGCCATTTATGCAATTAGATTTAAAACTCATTTGGAGAAATAAACGACCAAGATCTACCGTATTTTTATTGATATTTGGTTTGCTTTATGGTTTGGTCTTTTATCCAAACCCACAATTTGCAGATTCTCCAATGATTTTTGGGTTTGTAGGTATTTTCGTGACCGGTATTTTCTTGATAAATTTTGGTCAATTTATCCCAGCTTGGGATAGTGGTTATTACAAAATGCTAATGAGTCAAAATATTAAATATGAACAGTATTTAAAGTCTAAATACACGCTCATGATTTTGAGTGTGATTATCATGTTTGTCTTAAGTGTTCCGTATGTTTATTTTGGATGGAAAATATTGGCAGCACATTTTGCAGCAGCATTTTACAACATAGGTGTTAATAGTTACGTGATCATGTTTGGAGGATCTTATAACCGTAAAAAAATAGACCTAAATCAGCGAGCAGCCTTTAATTATCAAGGTACGGGAGCTGTACAGTGGATCATTGGAATTCCGTTAATGATTTTACCAGCAGCTATTTTTGGTTTAACAGCCTTTTTTGTGAATTTCGAAGTAGGATTGCTTGCACTTATTTTGTGCGGTTTAACAGGCATTATATTACATAAAAAACTCATCAAATTTATCACTCAAAAATATTTAGATTCAAAATATAAAATGATTGACGCTTTTAGTCAAGATTAAATAATTTATTATGATAGAAACCACAAACCTTTCAAAATCCTACGGAAATAAAACCGTACTTAAAATAGATAATTTAAGCATTCCAAAAGGTCAAAGCTTTGGTCTTGTTGGAAATAATGGAGCAGGTAAAACAACGTACTTTAGTCTGCTTCTTGATCTCATAAAACCAACTACTGGTTCAATTACAAGCAATAATATTTTGGTTAATGAAAGTGAAGACTGGAAACCGTTCACCTCTGCTTTTATTGATGAAAGTTTTTTAATAGGTTATTTAACACCAGAAGAATATTTTTATTTCATAGGAGATCTTCGAGGTCAAAATAAGGCAGATGTAGATGCGTTGATTGCTCAGTTTGAAGATTTTTTCCATGGAGAAATTCTAGGTCAAAAAAAATACCTCAGGGATTTAAGTAAAGGAAACCAGAAAAAAGCAGGAATCGTAGCAGCTCTTATTGGCAACCCAGAAGTCATTATTCTTGATGAACCCTTTGCAAATTTAGATCCTACAACTCAAATTAGGTTAAAAGGAATTATTAAAAATCTCGCAGAAACACAAGGTGTCACGGTTTTGGTTTCAAGTCATGATTTAATGCACGTCACAGATGTTTGCGAACGTATAGTTGTTTTAGAAAAAGGAGAAGTTGTAAAAGATTTGGCAACTAATGAGGCAACTTTAAAAGAGCTAGAGGCACATTTTTCGGGAACAGAAATGGTTTAAAACCTTTGTAATACATCTAAAAACCTAGCTTTTTGCAGCAATAATTCAAAAAGATGCTTATTTTTACAACGCTACATAATATATGTAAGCGATTATAGTTATAGTATTTACAAAAAACTAAACCTTTTGAATACATCTTTTAAAGTCTTAATATCAGTCTTTTGCATAACAATGATCATTACAAGCTGTTCTCGTAAAAAAGACACCTTTGTAAACCGTAATTTTCATGCTTTAGGCACAAAATATAATATTCTCTATAACGGTAATATTGCCTTAGAAAACGGAAGAGAAACAGTAGATAACGCTGCAACAGATAACTATTGGCAACTGTTGCCTATAGAGCGTATGCAGGTTTCAGACGATTTTATATTACCAGGTCAATCCAAAAACCAAGACTTTGAACGTGCTGAGGAAAAAGCAATTAAAGCAGTTCAAAAACATGGGATGAACATTAAGGGTAAAGAGTACAATCCCCAAATTGATGAAGCTTATTTGTTGTTGGGTCAAGCACGTTATTTCGATCAACGTTTTGTGCCAGCTTTAGAGGCTTTCAACTATATTTTGTACAAATATCCAGCAAGTGATAAAATAAATACAGCAAAAGTTTGGAGAGAGAAAGCAAACATTAGATTAGAGAATAATGAGCTTGCTATTAAGAACCTCAAACGCCTTTTAGAACAAGAAGAGTTAGAAGACCAGGATTTGGCAGATGCAACCTCTATTTTAGCTCAAGCCTATATTAATACTAAGTCAAAAGACAGCGCACTTGCCCAACTTTCAATTGCTGCAGACTTCACAAATAAGAATAAGGAAAAAGCACGTTTTAATTATATCATTGGACAATTGTATGATGACTTCGGAAAAAAAGACAGCGCAAACCTGGCTTACGATAAGGTCATTGATATGCACCGTAAGATCCCGAGACCATACTACATCAATGCACACTTAGCCAAATCAAATAACTTTGATATGGAAAACGGAAACCAGATCGAGTTCTTAGAATACTTAACAGATTTGGAAGAAGATCGAGAAAATCGTCCGTTTTTAGATAAGATTTATTACCGCATTGCAGAGTTTCATAGAGCGAATGAACGAGATTCTATGGCAATAGCCTATTACAACAAATCATTACGCACCAATTTAGGAGATAAAGAATTAAAATCACGGGATTATTCCACTCTTGGGGACATGAGCTTTGACGTTGCAGAATATAAAGTAGCAGGTGCTTATTACGATAGTACAATGACGAACATGAAGCTTAACTCTAAGCCCTATCGCGTTGTTAAGCGTAAAAGGGAAAATCTTGAGGATGTCATTTATTACGAAGATATTGCTCAACAAAATGACAGTATTATAAGATTGGTAAATTTTTCCGAAGAAGAAAGGCTTACTTATTTTACAACCTATACCGAGGAATTAAAACTGTTGGCAGAAGCCGAAAAAGAAAAGAAAGAAGCCGAAGAGCGTCGTAATGCAGCAAGTTCTGGATTAAAAACCGGGAACCTCAATAATAACAGTAAAGTAGATGGTAACGCAGTTTTAAAATCTGTAAGAGCAAATCCAGGAGTGGCCACCAATAGCGGTAAAGAAAGTGAATTTTACTTTTATAACCCTACAACAGTTTCCTACGGAAAAAGTGAATTCGTAAAAATTTGGGGAAATAGAGAATTAAAAGATAATTGGAGATTATCCAATACTGCTGGAAGAGGTCAAAACAATTTAGAGGTAATCGATATCGCTGCAAATGCAACAGAAGATGAGCGCTTTGATCCTCAGTTTTATATTTCGCAAATCCCAATAGAGCAAAAGGAAATTGATAGTTTGGCAAAAGACAGAAATTATGCCTATTATCAACTTGGTGTTATCTACAAAGAAAAATTTAGCGAATTTGAATTAGCTAAAGTTAGGCTAGAGACATTATTACAGAACGATCCAGAAGAGCGTTTGATATTGCCCTCTAAATACAATCTCTATAAAATCTATATGGAATTAGGCTTGGAGAATAAAGCCAATGTCATGAAGAATGATATCATAAATGCATATCCAGAGTCTAGATATGCGCAAATACTGCTCAATCCAAAATCAGAATTCGCAAAAGACGAAAACAGTCCAGAAAGTTTATACAACAACTTATTTAAGCAATTTGGCGATCAGGAATATGCTGAGGTAGTAGCTAAAGCAGATGAATATATTACACAGTTTGAAGGCGATCCAATGGTTCCTAAGTTTGAAATCTTAAAAGCTTCTGCCAACGGAAGGTTAAATGGATTTGAAGCCTATAAAAAAGGTGTAAACTATATTGCGTTGACGTATCCAAATTCCGAAGAAGGAAAAAAAGCGAAAGAAATTTTAGAGAACGCAATCCCGATTCTTGCTAAAAAAGAATTTGTAAGCGACGATACAGGAAAACGTTTTAATGTATTATATCCCTTTACCAATGCTGAAAAAGGCGAGATAGATGATTTTGTGAAAAAACTGGACACCGCACTTGAGAAAATCAACTATTTTGATTTGTCAACATCGGTTGATTTCTATGATGAAAATACGACATTTGTTGTAGTTCATGGGCTTAAAAGTATTCAAGGAGCAGCTGGTTTTGCTGAAATCTTAAAAGAAAATAAAGATAAGATAGATAGAAGTTATTATTCAATTTCATCTCCTAATTATGAAATTGTACAACGACATAAAAATTTAAACGAATACCTAGAATCTCAATAAATTTAACCTATGTTTTCAGACAAAAAAACAGGACGTATGGCTTCAGACTCAATTTCACAACAAAATACGATTGCAAAAGGAACAGTAATAACAGGAGATGTTATTAGTGAGGGCGATTTTAGAATCGAAGGCTCAATTCAAGGCAATATTAAAACACCAGGCAAGGTAATCATTGGTAAAACAGGAGTTATAAACGGAACTTTAAAAAGCGCTAATGCAGATATTGAAGGTAAGTTTATGGGTAAGCTGTTTTTGTCAGACACCTTATCACTTAAATCTTCAGCATATGTTGAGGGAGAGGTTATTGTTGGTAAGTTAGCTGTAGAACCAGGAGCAACATTTAATGCCACATGCTCGATGAAGGGTGCCTTAAAAGAGTCAATTAATGGAACACCAGAGCAACAAAAAGTACTCCAAAATCAGCAAGCCAAATAAATTTATCAGGTTTACATCAGTTGCGTTTCAAATGGGAGCCACGATCTGGTTGGGCAATCTCTTCGGAAAATGGCTAGACACAAAATTTGATAACGATATTTGGGAAAATATAGTGACGTTACTTTCTGTATTTATTGCAATGTATATGGTTATAGCCCAGGTTATAAAAGTTTCGAAAGAAGATGATTAAATCCTTACTTTTATATATTCTAGCTTTTACTTTGTTATTTGTAACTGTGCATTTAACTCAAAAGGGAATTTTGGGTCAAAATATTTCTTCTATTCGATTTAGTCTTTGGAACACAAATTTATTCTTTGCGATTTCTTCTTTACTAATTTGCATCCATTTTTTGTTATTCTCATCAATTAAAAAGTTGAGGCCACAGCTTGGTTTTATCTATTTGCCAACACTATTTATAAAAGGAATATTGTTTTTTGCCCTTTTCAAATCTTCAATTTTTAAATTAGAATCTTTATCTATACTAGAGCGCGTAAACCTTCTTGTCCCGCTGCTTCTCTTTTTGATTTTAGAGGTCTATTTTATTGTACGAATTTTAGGAGAAAAGAAGCCTTAAATTTTAAGATAAAAAAGGTGATGGTTTTTTTAATTATTTACGTACTTTTGCACCGAATTTAGAAAGAGTAGTTTTTTGATTTTATAACAATGAAGATATTTCAACAAAGTTTTAAATTTTTAGCGATTGTAAGTCTGCTGTTTTTCTCAACAGTTTCATTTGCAAATAATTCTTCTGAAGGAGATGGTCAAGTAGATACTAAGAGCGAAGTTGATGCTTATATTTTACACCACATTCAGGATTCTCACGATTTTACATTGTTTTCTTACACAAGCGATGCTGGAGAACGTAAGCACGTCGGTTTTCCGCTTCCGGTAATTTTATGGACTAGCAATGGTTTAACTACTTTTATGTCTTCTGCATTTCACCATAATGATGACGGAAGTGTAATCGTCGAAAAAAACGGACTCAAATTCGCAAAAATACACTCTAAGATTTATGAATTAGACGCTGGCGCTTCCGAAGTGAAATTTGACGAAGACAACCATGCTGCTAATGGTCATAAGGTTTTAGATTTTTCGATAACGAAAAGTGTGCTTGGAGTTCTTTTAATAGGCTTGTTAATGTTGTTCTGGTTTTCTAGATTAGCTAAACAATACAAGAAAAAACAAATACCAACAGGTTTTGCTCGTGTTTTAGAGCCTCTTGTGATATATGTGCGAGATGAAATTGCTAGACCAAATATTGGAGATAAACATTATAGAAAGTTTACAGGGTACTTATTAACGGTTTTCTTTTTTATATGGCTATTAAACCTTTTGGGACTAACACCATTTGGGTTTAATGTTACAGGTCAATTAGCGGTAACAGCGTGTTTGGCTATTTTTACATTAATAATATATACTGTAAGTGGTAATAGAGATTATTGGCAGCATATTTTATGGATGCCTGGAGTTCCAATTTTAATTAGACCAGTATTGGCAGTTATTGAATTAGCGGGAGCGTTTGTAATAAAACCATTCTCTTTATTAGTTCGTTTATTTGCCAATATTTCAGCAGGACACATTGTGGTTATGAGTTTAATTGCAATAATGTTTACGCTTAAAGATTCACTTGGTGTTGTTGGTGCAACGGGATTATCATTAGTATTGTCATTTTTTATAACATTGATAGAAGTTTTGGTAGCTTTTTTACAAGCCTATATCTTTACAATGCTTTCAGCACTGTTTATTGGTATGGCTGTAGCAGAGCACGACCACGACCATGCACATGATGATCATGGTCACGAAGTTCCTGACGCAGAAGATGTAAGAGGGGATTTCATTTAATAAGAGTTTTTTTTAATTTAACTATAAATATTTTTACTATGTACAATTTAATTGGAGCAGGATTAATCGTAATCGGAGCAGGTATTGGACTTGGACAGATTGGTGGAAAAGCAATGGAAGGTATTGCACGTCAACCAGAAGCAACAGGAAAAATCCAGACAGCGATGATTATCATTGCAGCACTTTTAGAAGGTTTGGCATTTGGAGCTTTATTCTTAGGAAAATAAGAACCAGATCAAATTTACAAAACACTATCCTGTAACGGTTGGTTGCAGGACGTGTTTTTAAAATTAAAAAAAGAACACATAATTATTTACTAAGATGGATAAATTATTAAATGACTTTTCACCGGGATTATTCGTAGTGCAAACAATACTATTGTTGCTACTTATTTTTTTAATGGTAAAGTTTGCGTGGAAACCAATTCTTAGCTCACTTAACGAGAGAGAAGAAGGAATTCAAGGTGCATTAGATGCTGCAGAAAACGCAAAGCGTGAAATGGAAAACCTTCAAGCAGATAACCAAAAGTTATTGCAAGAAGCAAGATTAGAAAGAGAAGCAATGCTAAAGGAAGCAAGAGAAATGAAAGCACAAATGATTACAGATGCTGAAACTCAAGCTCAGGCTCAAGCAAACAAAATGATTGAGCAAGCTCAAGTTGCTATCAACGCTGAGAAAAAATCTGCAATGGCAGAACTTAAATCTCAAGTAGCAAGTTTATCTTTAGAGATTGCAGAAAAAGTTGTTAGAGAAGAATTATCTAATAAAGGCAAACAATTAGAATTGGTAGAGTCTATGTTAGATGATGCAAAATTAAATTAAATCATGGCAGGAACAAGAGCAGCCATTCGTTATGCGAAAGCAGTTTTAGATTTAGCTAAGACTCAGGATACTGCACAAGCGGTTAATGAGGATATGGTAGTTATTGCCAAGGCTATTGATGAAAGTCAGGATTTAAGTAACATGCTTCAAAGTGCAGTTATTAAATCTGTAGATAAAAAGGCAGCATTACTTAAAGTGTTTCCTGATGCTAATCCTATGTTTTCTGGTTTATTAGATGTTTTGGTATCTAATAAGCGTGTTAGTATTTTAGGAAATATTGCAACAATCTATACTGAGTTATATGAAAAGTCACAAAATGTAGTTACTGCAAACGTGACCACTGCAGTGCCTTTAACTGAGGATTTAAAGACTAAGGTTTTAGCTAAAGTTAAAGAATTGACCAATGCTAAAAATATAGAAGTTAAAAATATCGTAGATGAAACAATTATTGGAGGTTTCATTTTACGTGTTGGTGATATACAGTACAATGCTAGTATCTCTAACCAATTGAATAAGTTAAAAAAAGAATTTACATTAAATTAAACATTTTTCGGTCACTAGATAATTTGTGAACAATGCAGATTTAAAATTAAAGTGAACGTCTAATATCTAATAATAAAAAGATGGCAGAAGTAAAACCAGCTGAAATATCAGCAATCTTAAAACAACAACTAGCAGGTTTTGAAGCAAGTGCTTCATTAGACGAAGTTGGAACAGTATTAACAGTAGGTGATGGTATTGTACGTGCTTACGGATTAGCTAACGCTCAATATGGTGAGTTAGTTGAATTTGATGGCGGATTGGAAGGTATCGTACTTAACCTTGAGGAAGACAATGTAGGTATTGTATTACTTGGTACTTCGGTTGGAGTTAGAGAAGGATCTACGGTAAAACGTACGGAACGTATCGCTTCTGTTAATGTAGGTGAAGGTATTGTTGGACGTGTGGTTGACACATTAGGTAATCCAATTGATGGTAAAGGACCTATCGCTGGAGAAACTTATGAGATGCCTTTAGAGCGTAAAGCTCCAGGTGTTATCTATAGAGAACCTGTTACAGAACCATTACAAACAGGTATTAAAGCAATTGATGCTATGATTCCGGTTGGTAGAGGTCAGCGTGAGTTGGTAATTGGAGATAGACAAACTGGTAAAACAGCAGTTTGTATTGATGCTATTATAAATCAGAAAGAATTTTACGATGCAGGTAATCCTGTATATTGTATATATGTTGCTGTAGGCCAAAAGGCTTCAACAGTGGCACTTATTGCTAAAACACTAGAAGAAAAAGGAGCGTTAGCTTACACAACAATAGTTGCTGCAAACGCATCAGATCCTGCAGCGATGCAAGTTTATGCGCCATTTACGGGAGCATCTATTGGAGAATATTTTAGAGATACTGGTCGTCCAGCTTTAATTGTATTTGATGATTTATCAAAACAAGCAGTTGCATACCGTGAGGTATCTTTATTATTACGTCGTCCTCCAGGACGTGAGGCATATCCTGGTGATGTATTTTACTTACACTCAAGATTATTAGAGCGTTCTGCAAAAATTATAAATGATGATTCAATTGCAAAAGAGATGAATGATTTACCAGATTCTCTTAAGCCAATTGTAAAAGGTGGTGGTTCTTTAACCGCTTTACCAATTATTGAAACTCAAGCAGGTGACGTTTCAGCATATATTCCAACAAACGTAATTTCTATTACAGATGGACAAATCTTCTTAGATGGAGATTTATTTAACTCTGGTGTGCGTCCAGCAATTAACGTAGGTATTTCGGTATCTCGTGTTGGTGGTAACGCACAGATTAAGTCAATGAAAAAAGTATCTGGTACATTAAAACTAGATCAAGCACAGTATCGTGAATTAGAAGCGTTTGCTAAGTTTGGTTCAGATTTAGATGCGGTTACCTTAAATGTAATTGAAAAAGGAAAACGTAACGTTGAGATTTTAAAGCAAGGTCAAAATGATCCTTTTAAAGTGGAAGATCAAGTGGCAATTATTTATGCAGGATCTAAAAACTTATTGAGAGATGTACCTGTAAATAAAGTAAAAGAATTTGAAAGAGATTACCTAGAATTCTTAAACGCTAAGCACAGAGATGTATTAGATACCTTAAAAGCAGGAAAACTAACAGACGAGGTTACAGATACACTTATAACTGTAGCTAAAGATTTATCTGCTAAGTATAAAGGATAATACTTGCTGCTGTTTCACTTTAAAATAGAAACAGTACTTTAATTGTATAATATTTAAAAATAGTTTCTTCGGAAAGTATTTAAGATAGAAAGATGGCAAATTTAAAAGAAATACGTAACAGAATATCTTCAGTATCTTCAACGATGCAGATTACCAGTGCCATGAAAATGGTATCTGCTGCAAAATTAAAGAAAGCTCAAGATGCAATTACTGCAATGCGTCCTTATTCTGATAAGTTAACAGAGCTTTTACAAAATTTAAGCGCAACTTTAGAAGGAGATTCAAGTAGTAAATTTGCTGAGCAACGTGAAGTTAAAAAAGTATTATTAGTAGCGATTACTTCAAATAGAGGTCTTGCAGGAGCTTTTAACTCTAATATCATCAAGGAGGTTGCAAATCGTACAAAAAATACTTACGCCAACCAAGAAGTATCTTATCTGGCAATAGGTAAGAAAGCTAATGATGCATTTAAAAAAACAAATAAAGTTATAGCCAATAAAAGTCAGATTTTTGATGATTTAACTTTTGATAACGTTTCTGAAATTGCTCAGATGTTGATGGATCAGTTCATAGCAGGTGATTTTGATAAAATTGAGATTATCTATAATAAATTTAAAAATGCTGCAACCCAAATCGTTATGGCAGAACAGTTTTTACCAATTGTTCCTATGAAAGGTGAAGCTAATGTAAATGTTGATTACATTTTTGAGCCATCAAAAGAAGAAATAGTTGAGCAATTAATTCCGAAGTCATTAAAAACGCAGTTGTATAAATCCATCAGAGATAGTTTTGCTTCAGAACATGGTGCGCGTATGACTGCCATGCACAAAGCAACAGATAACGCAACAGAATTGAGAGATCAATTGAAATTAACATATAACAAAGCGCGTCAAGCTTCTATTACAAATGAAATCTTAGAGATTGTTGGTGGAGCCGAAGCATTGAATAATTAAAAAATTACTGCGCAGGCAGAAATCTTATTATAATTTTAAAAAGCCCAAATCGAAAGAGTTGGGCTTTTTTATGGCATTAAATTTGAAATTGTATATTTATAATTCTTAATACTTTAAAATGAAACTATTAAAACAAATATCATTTTTATCTGTAATGTTTATTCTTATGGCAAGTTTCTCTCAATGCTCATCTGCTCAAAAATTACAAAAAGAAGCACCAGCACAATTTGGAGAAGTGTATTACCAAAACTGGACAGCAGGAGTAAGTGGTGGAGGTTCTGGATTGAACCTCTTTATTCCCGTAATGAATACATCAGTCGAATTAGATAGTGTGTATTTTAAAGGGAGAGCTTCAAAACTAGAAATGAAAAATGGAAATGAAATATTATATGTTGGTCGGTTTCAAACAGACTTCAATCAGCCAAAAGATGTCGTTATGAGTAGTGATGCCAACGAAGAATATAATAACCAATTAATAAAGACTGATGAATCTATGCCTTTTGAATTAAAAGATCATGAGTGCGTTGTAAGCTATACTAAAAGTGGTAAAACACAATATTATAAAATTTCAAACATAAAAGAAAGAGAGCCTTTAAACTACCCAAGCGCTCCACCAAATCCAAACAAGAAATTCAATTAATTATCTAAGCTAACTGATATTATAGAAAACGAAGGCCAATATTATGAAGATGGACCAGAGGAGATCCAATAATATATCTTTGGTTGACGTTTGCTAAAAACGTATTTTTAAGCCCAACAAAATTGAACTCTTGAGTGCACTGAAATCTCTTTTCAAACAAACATTTATTTATGGTTTAGCTACGGTTTTGCCTAGGATGTTGAGTTTCTTGTTAGTGCCTCTTTATACGACAGATGGTGTGCTATCATCTGTTGCAGAATATGGCAAAGTCTCTGTAATCTTTTCTTATTTTGTATTATTTAATGTGATTTTAGCTTACGGTATGGAAACCGCATTCTTTAGATTTTTCAACAAGGAAGACGATAAAGATAAAGTCATTGGTACTTCTGCAATTTCGATAATCATATCTTCTTTAGGCTTTTTTGTTCTTGCTTTAATATTTCAGAATCAAATAGCAGCCTTAATTCAAATTGATGTAAAATATATCAATCTAGTGATTTGGATTTTACTTCTAGATGCACTAGTCATTATCCCATTTGCTTGGCTTAGGGCAACATCACAACCCATGCGGTATGCAATTATTAAAATTCTTAATGTTGCGATTAACCTAGGCCTTAACTTGTTTTTCTTATTATGGTTGGCAGATCTATCCTATTATGGCGCTTTCTTTAATAGTATTTGCGTAGATAATTTTGAAATCAGTTATATCTTCATTGCTAACCTCATTGCAAGTGCTGTAACATTAATTTTCGTGCTTTCGTTTTATACCAAAATCAAGTATAAATTCGATTCCAAATTATGGAAGACCATGTTTCGTTATGCGTCTCCTGTCTTAATTGCGGGAGTTGCTTTCTCCATAAATGAGACATTCGATCGCATACTATTAGATAGATTACTACCACCAGATATTGCCGAAACTGAAATCGGGATGTATTCAGCTTGCTACAAAATAGCATTGTTTATGACGTTATTTGCTACAGCGTATAGGTTGGGAATAGAACCCTTTTTCTTTAGTCACGCAAAAACAGAAAATCCCCAAAAAAATTATGCTAGAATATTAGAGTTTTTTGTTGCGTTTGGTTCTGTAATATTATTAACTGTAGTCGTTTTTGCAGATCTTTTAAAACCTTATATTGTTAGAAGTGAAGCCTATTGGGAAGCCATGTGGGTAGTGCCAATTATTTTGTTAGCTAACTTCTGTTTGGGAATTTACCACAATCTATCAGTCTGGTATAAAATTACAGACAGGACAAAATTTGGCGCTTATATTTCTATCGTTGGGGCAATAATCACTTTAATAATCAACATTTTTTTTATTAAAGCCTATAGTTATAAAGCGTCTGCAATTGCCACATTAGTTGCTTATTTAATTATGATGTTGCTTTCTTATTACTTCGGAAGAAAATATTACCCAATCCCATATAATCTCAAGAAAATAGGTTTGTATTTTATACTCTCAATTGGAATGTCCATTCTTTCTTTCTACTATTTTAGAGAAAATTATATGATAGGAATTTCAATGTTAATCGTATTTTTGGGTATCGTGTTCTTTTCAGAAAAAAAACAACTAATACAACTATTAAAAAGATAACATGCACATAAAAATAATCAACAAATCCAATCACGATCTACCGCATTATGAAACTAGTGCTTCCGCAGGAATGGATTTAAGAGCAAGTCTATCAGCATCTAGAACTC
It contains:
- the atpB gene encoding F0F1 ATP synthase subunit A, coding for MKIFQQSFKFLAIVSLLFFSTVSFANNSSEGDGQVDTKSEVDAYILHHIQDSHDFTLFSYTSDAGERKHVGFPLPVILWTSNGLTTFMSSAFHHNDDGSVIVEKNGLKFAKIHSKIYELDAGASEVKFDEDNHAANGHKVLDFSITKSVLGVLLIGLLMLFWFSRLAKQYKKKQIPTGFARVLEPLVIYVRDEIARPNIGDKHYRKFTGYLLTVFFFIWLLNLLGLTPFGFNVTGQLAVTACLAIFTLIIYTVSGNRDYWQHILWMPGVPILIRPVLAVIELAGAFVIKPFSLLVRLFANISAGHIVVMSLIAIMFTLKDSLGVVGATGLSLVLSFFITLIEVLVAFLQAYIFTMLSALFIGMAVAEHDHDHAHDDHGHEVPDAEDVRGDFI
- a CDS encoding DUF6168 family protein, producing the protein MIKSLLLYILAFTLLFVTVHLTQKGILGQNISSIRFSLWNTNLFFAISSLLICIHFLLFSSIKKLRPQLGFIYLPTLFIKGILFFALFKSSIFKLESLSILERVNLLVPLLLFLILEVYFIVRILGEKKP
- a CDS encoding AtpZ/AtpI family protein; the encoded protein is MEHQSNKKYSKISKPNKFIRFTSVAFQMGATIWLGNLFGKWLDTKFDNDIWENIVTLLSVFIAMYMVIAQVIKVSKEDD
- a CDS encoding ABC transporter ATP-binding protein, with protein sequence MIETTNLSKSYGNKTVLKIDNLSIPKGQSFGLVGNNGAGKTTYFSLLLDLIKPTTGSITSNNILVNESEDWKPFTSAFIDESFLIGYLTPEEYFYFIGDLRGQNKADVDALIAQFEDFFHGEILGQKKYLRDLSKGNQKKAGIVAALIGNPEVIILDEPFANLDPTTQIRLKGIIKNLAETQGVTVLVSSHDLMHVTDVCERIVVLEKGEVVKDLATNEATLKELEAHFSGTEMV
- a CDS encoding tetratricopeptide repeat protein; translation: MIITSCSRKKDTFVNRNFHALGTKYNILYNGNIALENGRETVDNAATDNYWQLLPIERMQVSDDFILPGQSKNQDFERAEEKAIKAVQKHGMNIKGKEYNPQIDEAYLLLGQARYFDQRFVPALEAFNYILYKYPASDKINTAKVWREKANIRLENNELAIKNLKRLLEQEELEDQDLADATSILAQAYINTKSKDSALAQLSIAADFTNKNKEKARFNYIIGQLYDDFGKKDSANLAYDKVIDMHRKIPRPYYINAHLAKSNNFDMENGNQIEFLEYLTDLEEDRENRPFLDKIYYRIAEFHRANERDSMAIAYYNKSLRTNLGDKELKSRDYSTLGDMSFDVAEYKVAGAYYDSTMTNMKLNSKPYRVVKRKRENLEDVIYYEDIAQQNDSIIRLVNFSEEERLTYFTTYTEELKLLAEAEKEKKEAEERRNAASSGLKTGNLNNNSKVDGNAVLKSVRANPGVATNSGKESEFYFYNPTTVSYGKSEFVKIWGNRELKDNWRLSNTAGRGQNNLEVIDIAANATEDERFDPQFYISQIPIEQKEIDSLAKDRNYAYYQLGVIYKEKFSEFELAKVRLETLLQNDPEERLILPSKYNLYKIYMELGLENKANVMKNDIINAYPESRYAQILLNPKSEFAKDENSPESLYNNLFKQFGDQEYAEVVAKADEYITQFEGDPMVPKFEILKASANGRLNGFEAYKKGVNYIALTYPNSEEGKKAKEILENAIPILAKKEFVSDDTGKRFNVLYPFTNAEKGEIDDFVKKLDTALEKINYFDLSTSVDFYDENTTFVVVHGLKSIQGAAGFAEILKENKDKIDRSYYSISSPNYEIVQRHKNLNEYLESQ
- a CDS encoding DUF5687 family protein is translated as MKLKHFLNLEWKQFLRSASFNKSIGIKILMIFFALYFIVSFLIMGIGLYPALKKFFPDQDPLATLNSYLFFYILADMLMRFFLQKLPVMSVKPLLTLPIKRNKVVHYVLRKSAFSFFNWLPLFAFVPFSIMLLINGYPTISVLFWFLAIMVVTLIVNFLNFIIESFSSEKELSFLPIILFAGSLFALNHFEVISFSELIANAFTAIYNNPIFILVPILILIALYIVNFKILKSKLYLDSSLKSKVAVVNASSMEWTKRFGDIAPFMQLDLKLIWRNKRPRSTVFLLIFGLLYGLVFYPNPQFADSPMIFGFVGIFVTGIFLINFGQFIPAWDSGYYKMLMSQNIKYEQYLKSKYTLMILSVIIMFVLSVPYVYFGWKILAAHFAAAFYNIGVNSYVIMFGGSYNRKKIDLNQRAAFNYQGTGAVQWIIGIPLMILPAAIFGLTAFFVNFEVGLLALILCGLTGIILHKKLIKFITQKYLDSKYKMIDAFSQD
- the atpE gene encoding ATP synthase F0 subunit C; protein product: MYNLIGAGLIVIGAGIGLGQIGGKAMEGIARQPEATGKIQTAMIIIAALLEGLAFGALFLGK
- a CDS encoding polymer-forming cytoskeletal protein, whose protein sequence is MFSDKKTGRMASDSISQQNTIAKGTVITGDVISEGDFRIEGSIQGNIKTPGKVIIGKTGVINGTLKSANADIEGKFMGKLFLSDTLSLKSSAYVEGEVIVGKLAVEPGATFNATCSMKGALKESINGTPEQQKVLQNQQAK
- a CDS encoding F0F1 ATP synthase subunit B, coding for MDKLLNDFSPGLFVVQTILLLLLIFLMVKFAWKPILSSLNEREEGIQGALDAAENAKREMENLQADNQKLLQEARLEREAMLKEAREMKAQMITDAETQAQAQANKMIEQAQVAINAEKKSAMAELKSQVASLSLEIAEKVVREELSNKGKQLELVESMLDDAKLN